The bacterium genome window below encodes:
- the urtA gene encoding urea ABC transporter substrate-binding protein, with protein MFRKILTVLLVLMVGFAVWWQFLRKKEGSTIKLGVLHSLTGTMAISERSMVDAVNMAVEEINDRGGISGRKIQTIIADGRSDWPTFAREAERLILEEKVSTILGCWTSASRKSVKEIVEKHNHLLIYPLQYEGLEDSPNIIYTGAAPNQQIIPAVKWCLDHLGKKFFLVGSDYVFPRTANAMIRDQLNSLQGQVVGEEYLVLGSKNVDGIVNKIVQAGPDVILNTINGDSNIAFFRALRNAGISSDRIPIMSFSIAEEELRSMNIQDTVGDYATWNYFQSLNNAKNREFVKRFKGRYGDTRVTADPIETAYFSVYLWAQAVEEGESDNVSSIRKRITDQSYKAPGGIVYVDGTTRHTWKPVRIGRIREDGQLDTVWSSEHSVRPIPFPAYRSRVQWENFLDHLYRGWGRKWGK; from the coding sequence ATGTTCCGTAAGATACTGACCGTACTTTTGGTACTGATGGTGGGTTTCGCAGTATGGTGGCAGTTCCTTCGAAAAAAGGAAGGGTCAACGATCAAACTCGGTGTTCTTCATTCCCTGACCGGAACCATGGCGATCAGCGAAAGATCGATGGTAGACGCGGTAAACATGGCGGTAGAGGAAATCAACGACCGGGGTGGAATTTCAGGGCGAAAGATCCAGACAATTATTGCCGATGGGCGTTCCGATTGGCCCACTTTTGCGCGCGAAGCAGAGCGTCTCATTCTTGAAGAAAAAGTGAGCACAATTTTGGGATGCTGGACTTCCGCTAGCCGCAAGAGTGTAAAAGAGATTGTTGAGAAACACAATCATCTTTTGATCTACCCGCTTCAGTACGAAGGACTAGAGGATTCTCCCAACATCATTTATACAGGCGCAGCCCCCAATCAACAGATCATCCCGGCTGTGAAATGGTGTCTGGATCATCTCGGCAAGAAATTCTTTCTGGTGGGCTCGGATTATGTTTTCCCGCGCACTGCCAATGCAATGATTCGGGATCAGCTGAATTCGCTGCAAGGGCAGGTCGTGGGTGAGGAATATTTAGTCCTGGGAAGCAAAAATGTGGATGGAATCGTTAACAAGATAGTGCAAGCCGGCCCTGATGTGATCTTGAATACGATCAATGGTGACAGCAATATCGCTTTCTTCCGTGCCTTGCGTAACGCGGGCATTTCTTCCGATCGAATACCAATCATGTCCTTCAGCATCGCAGAGGAAGAACTGCGTAGCATGAATATCCAGGACACCGTAGGTGATTATGCAACCTGGAATTATTTTCAAAGCCTGAACAACGCCAAAAATCGTGAATTCGTTAAAAGGTTTAAGGGCCGTTACGGCGACACGCGGGTTACCGCTGATCCGATTGAGACAGCGTATTTCAGTGTCTATCTCTGGGCACAGGCGGTCGAAGAAGGAGAAAGTGACAATGTGAGCAGCATTCGCAAGAGAATCACTGATCAAAGTTATAAAGCTCCCGGAGGAATTGTTTACGTCGATGGTACGACGCGACATACCTGGAAGCCGGTGCGCATCGGCAGAATCCGGGAAGATGGTCAGCTTGATACGGTCTGGAGCTCGGAGCATTCGGTAAGACCGATTCCCTTTCCGGCATATCGATCGCGAGTGCAATGGGAGAATTTTTTGGACCATCTTTATCGGGGCTGGGGAAGAAAATGGGGGAAATGA
- a CDS encoding YciI family protein, which produces MATYMLLLKSGKFDNYSPEAMQEIVERYIGWANKLREQGRHRGGEELKPTGRVLRREKNKVLDGPYTETKESVGGFFLIEARDYDDAVEISRGCPHLDYEGEIELREINPH; this is translated from the coding sequence ATGGCAACGTACATGCTTCTTTTGAAAAGTGGAAAGTTCGATAACTACTCTCCGGAGGCAATGCAGGAGATTGTGGAACGTTATATCGGTTGGGCGAACAAACTGCGGGAGCAGGGCCGTCATCGCGGCGGAGAGGAATTGAAACCAACCGGGCGGGTTTTACGAAGGGAGAAGAATAAGGTGCTCGATGGACCCTATACCGAAACAAAAGAATCTGTCGGCGGGTTTTTCCTGATCGAAGCGCGCGATTATGACGATGCCGTGGAAATCTCGCGCGGTTGTCCACATCTGGATTACGAAGGCGAAATTGAGCTTCGGGAAATCAATCCACATTGA
- a CDS encoding STAS domain-containing protein — protein sequence MEIRKQQKGDVVEFKIDGRLDAYWSDHLSGEVGSAIRAGIHHVRLDLSDLTYISSAGIRVLLNFYQQLKAIQGSLIVVRISEPARAVLDLAGLLQFLSPAEAVTSALQMPGKLLERGNATYEFFSLKESAVLRCKILGDPSLLEGCRYDESHARKVALSPSTFGLGLGAFGGGYQECRDRFGEFLAVSGTAVYLPTDGTNVADYLVSSGKFVPELTILYGLFCEGNWRNLVRFQARGESGSVKLSEIVSFALEFTKKESLAMVIVSETAGLVGAALSKPPVGSVSASAPYHYPDTVEWLSFTAERAHAKSLTLVCGVITKGREAASILRWMDQTEKVAGHFHAAAFPYSPLKKGRIDMAETVSRLFESNRVEGVLHLIQDDREISGVGESEFVRGACWVSPITEFLEER from the coding sequence ATGGAAATACGGAAGCAACAAAAAGGCGATGTAGTTGAGTTTAAGATCGATGGAAGACTGGATGCATACTGGTCAGACCATTTATCCGGTGAGGTCGGTTCAGCGATCCGTGCAGGCATTCATCATGTTCGGTTGGATTTGTCCGATCTGACTTATATTAGTTCAGCCGGCATTCGCGTTTTGCTGAATTTCTATCAGCAGTTGAAAGCAATCCAGGGTTCACTGATTGTTGTTCGTATATCGGAACCGGCACGCGCAGTTCTGGATCTGGCCGGCTTACTGCAATTCTTGAGCCCTGCCGAAGCGGTAACCTCTGCCCTGCAGATGCCAGGAAAATTACTGGAGCGCGGGAATGCCACGTATGAATTCTTCTCGTTAAAGGAGAGCGCAGTTTTGCGTTGCAAAATTCTCGGTGACCCATCTCTGCTGGAAGGTTGCCGTTATGACGAATCGCATGCGCGCAAAGTTGCGTTGTCGCCATCAACGTTCGGTCTGGGATTGGGCGCGTTCGGCGGCGGTTATCAAGAATGCCGCGATCGTTTCGGTGAATTCCTGGCCGTTTCAGGCACGGCTGTCTATCTTCCGACCGATGGAACGAACGTTGCCGATTATCTTGTCTCCTCCGGTAAATTCGTGCCGGAGCTGACTATCCTGTACGGTCTCTTTTGTGAGGGGAACTGGCGAAACCTTGTCCGTTTTCAAGCCCGCGGGGAGTCCGGTTCGGTCAAGTTGTCGGAAATCGTTTCTTTCGCGCTTGAATTTACAAAAAAGGAATCGCTGGCGATGGTGATCGTTTCTGAAACTGCAGGTCTTGTGGGAGCCGCTTTATCGAAACCGCCTGTTGGATCCGTTTCCGCTTCAGCTCCCTATCATTATCCGGATACGGTCGAGTGGCTATCGTTTACAGCAGAACGAGCTCACGCGAAGTCTCTCACACTCGTTTGTGGCGTCATCACCAAAGGCCGGGAGGCCGCTTCCATTTTGAGATGGATGGATCAGACAGAGAAAGTTGCAGGTCATTTTCATGCTGCAGCATTTCCTTACTCACCGTTAAAGAAAGGAAGGATCGATATGGCGGAAACCGTCAGCCGGCTCTTTGAATCGAATCGAGTGGAAGGCGTACTTCATCTGATTCAGGATGACCGTGAAATTAGCGGAGTCGGCGAAAGTGAATTTGTTCGCGGCGCGTGTTGGGTCAGCCCGATAACAGAATTTTTGGAAGAACGATGA
- a CDS encoding methyl-accepting chemotaxis protein, translating into MWRNLTKRSIASKLVFWFLVIALVPLTVILYLTYSISKKSVTEALRDHLLTIANNKVSQVAFFASERNKDVTTLATTPDILRTFRRFQASSPDSIETMLGEVRPFFQAYATTYGYNDLILISNAGNILFCLQCGSLAGANLYDPNLRASELAGVFDRAKTLLETEFSDFEYDTENEAAVAYIAAPVFTDGIIQGVVVLQMDNRLISNIVEDYTGLGDTGETVLGTLIGNEVLFVAPTRYRPDAAFQYRIPIGLGRDVPIVKASEGERGDGILLDYRSKEVMGVWRYLPYFHWGMVVKMDTGEFFAPLTYQRNLMLFCGIVVLLFVLLLALTIASSLSKPVVQLTEIARTVSDGDLTVKLTAEEKAQDEVSILARGFSRMTGSLLRLISGVKDSGSEVSSSSSQIAAAARQLEATVNEQAASTNEVVATSKQISTTSQDLVRTITDVAQESIRTTTLVESGRSGLEEMESAMQKLVTATSSISAKLQTLNEKAAVISTVVTTINTVADQTNLLSLNAAIEAEKAGDAGLGFGVVASEIRRLADQTGYATMDIEQIVKEMQSAVDAGVTSVQSFTQEVHKGVDKVQKVSREFSLIIERVQALTPQYEQVRQGILSQNVAAEQISEAMVHLSDAAHYTAESVRSLNQITNQLNSASSTLKEEVERFKV; encoded by the coding sequence ATGTGGCGTAATCTAACGAAAAGATCGATTGCTTCAAAGCTTGTATTCTGGTTTCTTGTGATTGCGCTGGTACCGCTCACAGTTATTCTTTATCTGACCTACAGCATCTCAAAGAAATCTGTAACAGAAGCGCTGCGCGACCATCTTCTTACAATCGCTAATAACAAAGTCAGTCAAGTTGCATTCTTTGCGTCCGAGCGAAATAAGGACGTCACGACACTGGCAACGACGCCCGATATCCTCCGGACCTTTAGAAGATTTCAGGCAAGCAGCCCGGATTCAATAGAAACGATGCTGGGCGAAGTGCGTCCCTTCTTCCAGGCCTACGCTACTACCTACGGTTACAATGATCTCATTTTGATTTCCAATGCCGGCAATATTCTCTTTTGCCTCCAATGCGGATCCCTTGCCGGAGCCAATCTCTACGATCCCAATCTTCGAGCTTCTGAGCTGGCTGGAGTCTTTGATCGCGCCAAAACACTTCTGGAAACCGAGTTCTCGGATTTTGAGTATGACACGGAGAACGAAGCAGCCGTCGCTTATATCGCCGCTCCTGTTTTTACCGATGGAATCATTCAGGGTGTCGTCGTTCTCCAAATGGATAACCGGCTCATTTCTAATATTGTAGAGGACTACACAGGTCTGGGAGACACAGGGGAAACCGTGCTGGGGACGCTCATAGGAAACGAAGTCCTTTTCGTGGCCCCCACCCGGTACCGTCCGGACGCCGCGTTTCAGTACCGTATACCGATCGGGCTCGGCAGAGACGTGCCCATTGTCAAAGCCTCAGAAGGAGAGCGCGGGGATGGAATCCTGCTGGATTACCGGAGCAAGGAAGTGATGGGGGTTTGGCGCTATCTGCCTTATTTCCACTGGGGAATGGTCGTCAAAATGGATACTGGCGAATTCTTTGCGCCTTTAACATACCAGCGAAACCTGATGTTGTTTTGTGGAATCGTCGTTCTACTGTTTGTTCTACTTCTTGCCTTGACAATCGCATCCTCCCTTTCTAAGCCGGTTGTTCAGCTCACGGAAATCGCTCGCACCGTTTCAGATGGAGATCTCACTGTAAAGCTTACCGCCGAAGAAAAAGCGCAGGATGAAGTGAGCATACTGGCCCGCGGATTCTCCAGGATGACCGGGAGTCTATTACGATTGATCAGCGGTGTAAAAGATTCCGGCTCGGAGGTAAGTTCTTCTTCCAGTCAGATTGCAGCCGCCGCCCGTCAGCTGGAGGCAACTGTAAACGAACAGGCAGCATCCACGAATGAAGTGGTTGCCACGAGCAAACAGATTTCTACCACATCTCAAGATCTTGTACGTACGATTACTGATGTTGCACAGGAATCCATCAGGACCACGACGCTCGTGGAATCCGGACGCTCGGGATTGGAAGAAATGGAATCGGCGATGCAAAAACTTGTGACTGCAACCAGTTCGATTTCGGCCAAACTGCAAACGTTGAATGAAAAAGCGGCGGTAATCAGCACAGTCGTAACTACCATCAATACTGTCGCTGACCAGACCAACCTCCTCTCCTTGAACGCCGCAATTGAAGCGGAAAAAGCGGGAGATGCCGGACTCGGGTTCGGCGTGGTCGCTTCGGAAATCCGCCGGCTGGCCGATCAAACCGGTTACGCAACGATGGACATTGAGCAAATCGTCAAAGAGATGCAGAGTGCCGTCGATGCAGGTGTCACAAGCGTCCAATCATTCACACAGGAAGTTCATAAGGGTGTGGATAAGGTTCAAAAAGTGAGCCGCGAGTTTTCGCTTATTATTGAACGCGTTCAAGCGTTAACGCCTCAATATGAACAGGTAAGACAGGGAATCCTTTCGCAAAATGTGGCAGCCGAGCAAATCAGTGAAGCCATGGTTCATTTGAGTGATGCCGCTCACTACACGGCAGAATCCGTCCGGTCGTTGAATCAAATTACAAACCAGCTCAACTCGGCTTCGTCAACGCTCAAAGAAGAAGTGGAACGATTTAAAGTATGA
- a CDS encoding ABC transporter substrate-binding protein — MRRLQSLIDFIGKGNYTRDTITPPMWSVIKRLLLGLILITIASSVLLLSDLHHRKSSSEPTKKWRILLTLLVEAPPMEEAHQGMMEGLRQSGLVEGQDFEVVVRNAQGDMPTLNSILDTAAVEKTDMIFTITTPALQTAVNKIKNKPIVFSLAVNPSSWGGSKNDQDHTPNMTGVYVSSPFQKMIDVIRECFPKARRIGTLFSPGEANSVYVKDLFTTLVQKNGLELVVLPVNSSVEISEAAASLIGRGIDVFCQIGDNASSAGFPSIVLAARKSKIPLFCFSTFQARQGALISVSNDHFDSGREAALLAVRIMRGESPASIPLQPARTVTIAVNTKVAKENGYTLPDALVNSADEIIGEKVKERSLSKKWNIQLVEYSNILDVEDSEKGIRDGFKKAGLMEGRDYTLKVRNAQGDMVTLSTMIDSAVSEGADLLMTMSTPTLQAAIKRAGKRPIVFTLVASAVAAGAGKSNEDHLPNVTGVLTTSAYEELVAVIRESMPHAKRIGTLFVPSEINSVYNMEQTAKAASKSGMQLITVPANTSGDVSDASLSLMSQRIDAVCQIAGNLTAFAFPSLVQASQRSRLPIFAFQTNQAYEGASIVVARDYYDGGLDAAEIATRIMRGESPAKIPFQPLRTTRLLVNQKAAAQCGLKIPETILKRAEKIIGE; from the coding sequence GTGAGAAGGCTCCAATCCTTGATCGATTTCATCGGGAAAGGAAATTATACACGTGATACAATCACTCCTCCCATGTGGTCCGTTATCAAACGTTTACTGCTTGGACTGATTCTCATCACCATCGCATCCTCCGTCCTCCTTCTATCCGACCTGCATCATCGTAAATCTTCTTCGGAACCCACTAAGAAATGGAGAATTCTCCTGACTTTGCTGGTGGAAGCTCCTCCGATGGAGGAAGCGCATCAAGGGATGATGGAAGGGTTAAGACAATCAGGGCTTGTTGAGGGTCAGGATTTTGAAGTCGTAGTCCGGAATGCTCAGGGCGACATGCCCACTCTGAACAGCATTCTGGACACCGCTGCGGTTGAAAAAACCGATATGATTTTTACGATTACTACACCGGCTCTTCAAACCGCAGTGAACAAAATCAAGAACAAACCCATTGTTTTTAGCCTCGCTGTGAACCCATCCAGTTGGGGTGGGTCGAAGAATGATCAGGATCACACACCAAACATGACCGGAGTCTATGTCAGCAGTCCCTTTCAAAAGATGATTGATGTGATCCGTGAATGTTTTCCGAAGGCACGTCGAATCGGTACGCTCTTTTCGCCCGGGGAAGCGAACTCAGTTTATGTAAAGGATCTGTTTACTACTCTTGTTCAGAAAAACGGACTGGAGCTCGTTGTGCTTCCTGTGAATTCCAGCGTGGAGATTTCTGAAGCCGCAGCATCTCTAATTGGTCGCGGAATTGATGTCTTCTGCCAGATTGGTGACAACGCATCTTCTGCGGGCTTTCCGAGCATTGTGCTTGCAGCGCGAAAGTCAAAAATTCCACTTTTTTGTTTCAGCACATTTCAGGCGCGTCAGGGGGCATTGATCAGCGTGTCAAACGATCATTTCGACAGCGGACGCGAGGCAGCATTGCTTGCAGTACGGATCATGCGCGGGGAGAGTCCCGCATCCATTCCGCTTCAGCCGGCTCGAACAGTGACAATCGCAGTAAATACGAAAGTGGCAAAAGAAAATGGTTATACACTGCCGGATGCTCTGGTCAACAGCGCGGATGAAATCATCGGCGAAAAAGTTAAAGAACGATCTCTCAGCAAGAAGTGGAATATTCAACTCGTGGAGTATTCGAACATATTAGATGTAGAAGATTCGGAGAAAGGAATTCGAGATGGTTTCAAAAAAGCAGGATTGATGGAAGGTCGCGATTACACGTTGAAGGTTCGCAACGCGCAGGGAGATATGGTGACTCTAAGCACGATGATAGACAGCGCAGTTTCAGAAGGAGCTGATCTCCTGATGACGATGTCCACTCCCACGTTGCAGGCTGCGATCAAACGCGCAGGAAAACGTCCCATCGTCTTTACACTTGTTGCCAGCGCTGTTGCCGCCGGGGCCGGTAAATCGAATGAAGATCACCTCCCGAACGTGACTGGTGTGCTGACAACAAGCGCTTATGAGGAACTGGTTGCTGTGATTCGTGAATCCATGCCCCATGCAAAAAGGATTGGAACGCTCTTTGTGCCATCCGAAATCAATTCGGTATACAACATGGAGCAGACAGCAAAGGCCGCCTCAAAGTCGGGCATGCAGCTGATCACAGTTCCAGCGAATACAAGCGGCGATGTCTCCGATGCTTCTTTGTCATTGATGAGCCAGCGGATCGATGCCGTCTGTCAGATTGCAGGAAACTTAACTGCATTTGCTTTTCCGAGTCTTGTTCAAGCTTCTCAACGTTCCCGGCTTCCGATTTTTGCTTTTCAAACTAATCAGGCTTATGAAGGCGCTTCCATTGTGGTGGCACGGGATTATTATGATGGAGGACTGGACGCGGCTGAAATTGCGACGCGAATTATGCGCGGTGAAAGTCCTGCGAAGATTCCTTTTCAACCGCTGCGGACAACCCGGTTGCTCGTAAATCAGAAAGCAGCCGCTCAATGTGGATTGAAAATTCCCGAGACGATTTTGAAACGCGCAGAAAAAATAATAGGAGAATGA
- a CDS encoding methyl-accepting chemotaxis protein: MKSIKDWSLLTKILLSALFTLLLIAVPEILLETHYWKKSYRSTEIRRLAYSIQIEMLKALRSEKEARLDDLSSAEFLQRGVSPNVRKHQASMKAMNSYLAELRAFARPGEVNVGALQNLVNTYEETFTRLLQAVRSGTSQQEQEELLRIMQQASEGVEPIMEKVVRSAVEESNQSHEDFRLATFLVTGISLTLGIFLFYTLSKSITRPVTSLKEALLEVGKGNLNSSFKIDSRDEIGTLARTFRDMSSNLLELLKGVRTSGIQVTSSSTHIAAAARQLEATVNEQAASTTHVVATARQISSTSHELTNTMQEVRSVTDDTGILIETGQTGLAQMKMTMRDLVKSTGMISSRLALLREKADKINGVVKTITKIADQTNLLSLNAAIESEKAGEAGPGFAVVASEIRRLADQTSVSALEIERMVREMHNAVNAGVSGVEQFSEKVQTGVESIDTVGIQLSRIIQQVHTLAPRFDAVTESMKEQTIGAEQITESMMQLNDSAQQTAQSVRELNEITDRLNQAAKSLQTEVSRFRTAES; the protein is encoded by the coding sequence ATGAAATCGATCAAGGATTGGAGCCTTCTCACAAAAATCCTGCTCAGCGCATTGTTCACCCTCTTATTGATCGCTGTTCCTGAAATTTTGCTGGAGACACATTACTGGAAGAAAAGCTATCGAAGTACAGAAATCAGACGTCTGGCGTACAGCATTCAAATCGAAATGCTAAAGGCGTTGAGATCGGAAAAGGAGGCCCGATTGGACGACCTTTCTTCAGCGGAATTTTTGCAAAGAGGAGTGAGCCCGAATGTGAGAAAGCACCAGGCATCCATGAAAGCCATGAACAGTTACCTTGCCGAGTTGAGGGCTTTCGCGCGGCCGGGTGAAGTGAACGTGGGAGCGTTACAAAATCTTGTAAATACCTACGAAGAGACATTTACACGGCTTTTGCAAGCGGTCCGGTCCGGAACTTCTCAGCAGGAACAGGAAGAGCTCCTTCGAATCATGCAACAAGCTTCCGAGGGTGTCGAACCGATTATGGAAAAGGTGGTTCGTTCCGCGGTAGAAGAATCCAATCAGTCTCATGAAGATTTTCGCCTTGCAACATTTCTGGTAACCGGAATTTCCCTAACGCTTGGCATCTTTCTTTTTTATACGCTGTCAAAATCCATTACCAGGCCGGTCACCAGTTTGAAAGAGGCGTTACTGGAAGTCGGTAAAGGAAATCTGAACAGCAGTTTCAAAATCGATTCACGCGATGAGATCGGAACGCTTGCCCGTACTTTCCGCGATATGTCTTCTAACTTATTAGAACTTTTGAAAGGTGTGCGGACATCCGGGATTCAGGTGACCTCATCTTCGACGCATATTGCCGCCGCGGCCAGACAACTGGAAGCAACCGTGAATGAACAGGCGGCTTCCACGACCCACGTGGTTGCCACAGCGCGACAAATCTCGTCAACTTCCCACGAACTGACAAACACAATGCAGGAAGTTCGTTCCGTAACAGACGATACGGGCATTCTGATCGAAACAGGACAGACCGGTCTGGCACAAATGAAAATGACCATGCGTGATCTCGTGAAAAGCACCGGCATGATCTCTTCCCGCCTTGCGTTGCTCCGTGAAAAGGCCGACAAAATCAATGGAGTGGTAAAAACGATCACAAAAATCGCTGATCAAACCAACCTTCTTTCGCTGAACGCAGCGATTGAATCGGAGAAAGCGGGCGAAGCCGGACCGGGATTTGCGGTGGTTGCTTCAGAAATCCGCAGGCTCGCAGATCAAACATCGGTCTCCGCTTTGGAAATTGAACGAATGGTGAGAGAGATGCACAACGCTGTGAATGCAGGCGTCTCCGGCGTCGAACAGTTCTCCGAAAAAGTGCAAACGGGAGTTGAAAGTATTGACACTGTCGGCATCCAACTTTCCCGCATCATCCAGCAAGTCCACACACTGGCTCCCCGCTTTGATGCTGTTACCGAATCGATGAAGGAGCAAACCATTGGAGCAGAACAGATCACCGAGTCCATGATGCAGCTTAATGATTCCGCCCAGCAGACGGCGCAATCGGTGCGCGAGCTGAATGAAATCACAGATCGACTCAATCAAGCGGCAAAATCCTTGCAAACCGAAGTCTCCCGCTTCAGAACCGCAGAATCATGA
- a CDS encoding ATP-binding cassette domain-containing protein yields MLEVQKVSKTFYPGTANEVPALRCVDFVLEKGSFVIIIGTNGSGKSTLLNAVAGTFPIEEGAIHLGGRNITNWPEHRRAKMIGRVFQNPFTGTAPNMSIEENLALAAKRGFPRGLSWALASLLRTQFKERVRKLNMGLENRLDNSIGTLSGGQRQALTLLMATWVRPELLLLDEHTAALDPKSADQVIQLSQEIISEQKLTTLMVTHSMLQAVSLGDRLIMMHKGRMIHDFQGAEKKRLKVEDLLARFQDVRRKDQMDESTAEMLRKKYI; encoded by the coding sequence ATGCTGGAAGTACAAAAAGTATCTAAGACTTTTTATCCGGGAACCGCTAATGAAGTGCCGGCTTTGCGTTGTGTGGATTTTGTTTTGGAGAAAGGTTCTTTTGTGATCATTATTGGAACCAATGGCTCCGGCAAATCGACTTTACTCAATGCTGTTGCAGGCACGTTCCCCATTGAGGAAGGTGCAATTCATTTAGGTGGAAGAAACATCACGAATTGGCCGGAACATCGTAGAGCAAAGATGATCGGACGGGTTTTTCAAAATCCTTTTACCGGCACGGCGCCCAATATGTCGATTGAAGAGAATCTTGCGCTTGCGGCAAAGCGCGGCTTTCCGCGCGGTTTGAGTTGGGCTCTAGCCAGTTTGCTGAGGACACAGTTCAAAGAGCGTGTTCGCAAACTGAACATGGGCCTGGAAAACCGTCTGGACAATTCAATCGGCACTCTTTCCGGTGGCCAGCGCCAGGCGTTGACGCTTTTGATGGCCACGTGGGTACGGCCCGAGCTTCTTTTGCTGGATGAACATACCGCGGCTCTCGATCCCAAAAGCGCCGATCAAGTGATCCAGCTCAGTCAGGAAATTATTTCTGAGCAAAAGTTGACAACCTTGATGGTGACACATTCGATGCTTCAAGCCGTGAGTCTCGGGGACCGTCTGATCATGATGCATAAAGGAAGGATGATTCACGATTTCCAGGGAGCGGAAAAGAAGCGGTTGAAAGTGGAGGATCTGCTCGCGCGCTTTCAAGACGTTCGCCGCAAAGATCAAATGGATGAATCCACCGCAGAAATGCTCCGCAAAAAATACATTTGA
- a CDS encoding ABC transporter permease — protein sequence MTLLVGAITMGLILSLLAIGVLISFRIFSFPDITAEGSITFGAAIAAILLVHGFNPWFASGAGFAGGFLAGITTGVLHTRFKINGLLAGILVMTALYSVNLRVMGKSNVPLLTETTMATYCEKVGQALLPGGIGIMIAGWEISIRDAFVLLFAFLVALFMGGILFLFMRTNLGTAMRATGDNPQMMKALGVNVNHMIVLGLGISNGFIGLSGALLAQYQGFADVQMGIGIVVLALASVIIGEALVGSHRLGYTIAGAVMGSVLFRLLVAIALRWGLNPNDLKLITAIFVFIALILPQLLGKLKKHAGSTKSI from the coding sequence ATGACACTATTGGTCGGGGCTATTACGATGGGACTAATCCTGTCATTGCTGGCAATCGGCGTCCTCATCAGTTTCCGGATTTTCAGTTTTCCCGATATCACTGCTGAAGGTTCAATCACTTTTGGCGCCGCGATCGCCGCGATCCTGCTCGTTCACGGATTCAATCCATGGTTCGCGAGCGGGGCCGGCTTCGCCGGTGGTTTTCTGGCAGGAATTACGACGGGGGTCCTGCACACTCGTTTCAAGATCAATGGTTTGCTTGCTGGAATCCTTGTGATGACCGCGCTTTATTCCGTTAATCTTCGCGTGATGGGTAAAAGCAATGTACCGTTGCTCACAGAAACCACGATGGCCACTTATTGTGAAAAAGTTGGACAGGCTCTGTTGCCCGGTGGGATTGGTATTATGATCGCCGGCTGGGAAATCTCCATCCGGGATGCTTTTGTTTTGCTGTTTGCGTTTCTGGTGGCCCTGTTCATGGGTGGAATTCTGTTTCTTTTTATGCGTACAAATCTCGGCACTGCAATGAGAGCCACAGGAGATAATCCCCAGATGATGAAAGCTCTCGGTGTGAATGTAAATCACATGATCGTACTGGGTCTGGGAATTTCAAACGGTTTTATCGGCCTCTCCGGCGCTTTGCTCGCTCAATATCAGGGTTTTGCGGACGTGCAAATGGGAATCGGTATCGTTGTTCTTGCACTTGCCAGTGTAATCATTGGCGAAGCGCTTGTGGGGAGTCATCGTTTGGGTTATACGATTGCAGGGGCAGTGATGGGTTCCGTTTTGTTCCGGTTACTGGTGGCGATTGCGTTGCGGTGGGGACTCAATCCAAACGATCTGAAATTGATCACCGCCATCTTTGTTTTCATCGCTCTGATCTTGCCGCAATTGCTGGGGAAGCTCAAGAAACATGCTGGAAGTACAAAAAGTATCTAA